In Kordiimonas pumila, a single genomic region encodes these proteins:
- a CDS encoding succinylglutamate desuccinylase/aspartoacylase family protein translates to MPDRASFSIGTRRIAPGTRETVSLPVSVTSDHTPVSLAVQVVHGRRPGPTMFVSAAVHGDEVIGVEIVRRLLRAPSLDRLKGTLLAVPIVNSFGFMNRSRYLPDRRDLNRSFPGSPKGSLASRLAHIFMREIVIRSDFGIDLHSAAIHRANLPQIRVSSKKPETLALAEAFGAPLVLRSALREGSLRKAAGEKNIDVLLYEAGEGLRFDEFAVRAGVTGILRIMNKLGMVSAKGITKPKASPIWSKSSQWVRAPAGGLLRTFKQIGEEVKAGELLGVVSDPFGEVDAEICAEDGGLVIGRTNLPVVNEGDGLFHIASVKAKDEAEATVDSLSAQLDDDPLFDEDEII, encoded by the coding sequence ATGCCAGATCGGGCTTCGTTCAGTATTGGGACGCGTCGTATTGCCCCGGGTACACGGGAAACTGTAAGCCTGCCGGTAAGCGTAACGTCTGACCACACGCCGGTTTCATTGGCTGTGCAGGTGGTGCACGGTAGACGGCCCGGCCCGACCATGTTTGTAAGTGCTGCTGTTCACGGTGACGAAGTGATCGGTGTTGAGATAGTGCGGCGTTTGCTACGTGCCCCCAGCCTTGACCGCTTGAAAGGCACCCTGCTTGCTGTGCCTATTGTTAACTCATTTGGATTTATGAACCGGTCACGTTATTTGCCTGACCGCCGCGACCTGAACAGGTCTTTTCCGGGCAGCCCAAAAGGGTCACTTGCATCGCGTCTTGCTCATATATTTATGCGGGAAATTGTTATTCGTTCCGATTTTGGAATTGATCTGCACTCAGCCGCTATCCACCGTGCAAACTTGCCACAAATACGGGTTTCATCAAAGAAGCCTGAAACATTGGCTCTGGCCGAAGCTTTTGGTGCGCCGCTTGTGCTGCGTTCCGCTCTTAGAGAAGGATCGCTTAGGAAAGCAGCGGGTGAAAAAAATATTGATGTTTTGCTTTATGAGGCAGGCGAAGGGTTGCGCTTTGATGAGTTTGCCGTTAGGGCCGGGGTTACCGGTATTCTACGCATTATGAACAAATTGGGCATGGTGTCTGCTAAAGGCATTACTAAACCCAAAGCCAGCCCTATTTGGTCAAAGTCCAGCCAGTGGGTAAGGGCACCAGCGGGCGGGTTGCTGCGCACTTTTAAACAAATTGGCGAAGAAGTGAAAGCTGGCGAATTGCTCGGTGTTGTATCAGACCCATTTGGGGAGGTTGACGCCGAAATATGCGCGGAAGACGGAGGGCTGGTTATCGGGCGCACAAACTTGCCGGTTGTGAATGAAGGCGATGGCTTGTTTCATATTGCCAGTGTAAAGGCAAAAGATGAGGCAGAAGCAACTGTTGATAGCCTTTCCGCACAGCTGGACGACGACCCCTTGTTTGACGAAGACGAAATTATATAG
- the rimK gene encoding 30S ribosomal protein S6--L-glutamate ligase, giving the protein MKIAMLARNPNLYSHKRLQEAAEERGHTLDIINTLRCYMNIASRRPEIYYNGEKLPLYDAVIPRIGASVTFYGLAVLRQFEMMGVYPLNESVAIGRSRDKLRSMQILARDGVGLPVTTFAHDPKQTKEILKLSGGAPLVIKLLEGTQGIGVVLADTDRSAKSVIEAFRGAGVNILVQEFIKESNGTDIRALVVGGKVVAAMQRKGAEGDFRSNLHQGGTAHAVKIRPEERSTAIRAAKAMGLNVCGVDMLRANHGPVVMEVNSSPGLEGIETATGIDVAGQIIELLEKKAQPGKTKTKGKG; this is encoded by the coding sequence ATGAAAATCGCCATGCTGGCCCGCAACCCTAACCTTTATTCGCATAAACGCTTGCAAGAAGCAGCCGAAGAGCGTGGCCATACGCTTGATATTATTAACACGCTGCGCTGCTATATGAATATTGCCTCCAGAAGGCCGGAAATTTATTATAACGGTGAAAAGTTGCCGCTTTATGATGCTGTCATTCCGCGCATTGGTGCATCTGTTACCTTCTACGGCCTTGCGGTTCTCAGGCAGTTTGAAATGATGGGGGTGTACCCTTTGAACGAATCTGTGGCTATAGGCCGGTCGCGCGACAAACTCCGCTCTATGCAGATTTTGGCGCGAGACGGTGTTGGCTTGCCGGTTACTACTTTTGCCCACGACCCAAAGCAGACAAAAGAAATACTGAAGCTGTCAGGGGGCGCGCCGCTTGTTATCAAGCTGCTTGAAGGTACGCAGGGCATTGGTGTGGTACTTGCTGATACAGATAGGTCTGCAAAATCGGTGATTGAGGCATTCAGGGGCGCCGGGGTGAATATTCTGGTTCAGGAGTTTATTAAGGAATCGAATGGCACCGATATTCGGGCGCTGGTTGTCGGCGGCAAGGTTGTGGCAGCAATGCAGCGTAAAGGGGCTGAAGGTGATTTTCGCTCAAACTTGCATCAGGGTGGCACTGCACACGCTGTAAAAATACGGCCAGAAGAGCGTTCTACTGCCATTCGTGCCGCCAAGGCTATGGGTCTTAATGTCTGCGGTGTTGACATGCTGAGGGCGAACCACGGCCCAGTGGTCATGGAAGTAAACTCATCCCCCGGCCTTGAGGGCATTGAAACAGCAACAGGCATTGATGTAGCGGGGCAAATTATAGAATTGCTAGAGAAAAAAGCCCAGCCGGGCAAAACCAAAACCAAGGGAAAAGGCTAA
- a CDS encoding ATP-dependent zinc protease family protein: MVRQIKKDVKSKVTVIGWREHIAFPDLNIPVIRAKIDTGARTSALHATHIKPVTINGAPWVEFCVPIGKLKRQCCFPLCDVRAIKNTSGVPEERYVIETLLVMGKRRWHIEVSLADRENMGFDLILGRTSIRGRHIMVDPGKSFLVGPPVPASEAVLTKTIEV; this comes from the coding sequence GTGGTTAGACAGATAAAAAAAGATGTGAAGAGCAAGGTCACTGTCATTGGGTGGCGTGAACATATTGCTTTTCCAGATTTGAATATACCTGTAATCCGTGCGAAGATCGACACCGGAGCCCGCACATCAGCCCTGCATGCAACACATATAAAGCCTGTTACAATAAACGGCGCACCTTGGGTTGAGTTTTGTGTACCGATCGGGAAGCTGAAACGGCAGTGCTGTTTTCCGCTTTGCGATGTGCGTGCCATTAAAAACACCAGCGGTGTGCCTGAAGAGCGCTATGTGATTGAGACATTGCTCGTGATGGGCAAAAGGCGCTGGCACATTGAAGTGTCTCTTGCTGACCGTGAAAATATGGGATTTGACCTAATCCTCGGGCGTACATCAATCCGGGGCAGGCATATTATGGTTGATCCTGGAAAATCATTTTTAGTGGGCCCACCAGTACCGGCATCTGAGGCGGTACTTACAAAAACTATTGAGGTATAA
- the fumC gene encoding class II fumarate hydratase, protein MVEKRTESDTMGTIDVPTNSYWGAQTQRSHENFRIGIEHMPEALIRALAIQKKAAAETNIALQQLDKTIGNAIIDAANSIIAGQMLDQFPLVVWQTGSGTQTNMNMNEVLSNRAIELLGGKRGSKSPVHPNDHVNMSQSSNDSFPTAMSIAIALEITQNLIPAVQTLYKALETKTAEFADIIKIGRTHTQDATPITLGQEFSGYARQIELGLDRLTDCLPRAMELAQGGTAVGTGLNAHPDFAAEFTNHVCAITGLPFTSAKNKFEAIAAHDAAAEVSGVLNVLAVSLMKIANDIRFLASGPRSGLGELVLPANEPGSSIMPGKVNPTQCEALTQVCAQVMGNHVTVTIACSNGHFELNAFKPVIIYNLLQSIRLLTDASHSFTDKCLMGITANRNRIAELMEQSLMLVTALNPHIGYDKAAIIAKKAHAEDITLKEAAIKSGLVSEEDFKNWVKPASMVGKKA, encoded by the coding sequence ATGGTCGAAAAGCGTACAGAATCAGATACAATGGGTACCATTGACGTGCCGACCAACAGTTATTGGGGTGCACAAACACAGCGCTCCCACGAGAATTTTCGTATTGGTATAGAACATATGCCAGAAGCGCTTATAAGAGCGCTCGCTATTCAGAAAAAAGCTGCTGCTGAAACCAATATAGCGCTTCAGCAATTGGATAAGACCATTGGTAATGCGATCATTGATGCAGCAAACAGTATTATTGCGGGTCAAATGCTAGATCAGTTTCCTTTGGTTGTGTGGCAAACTGGATCGGGCACCCAGACAAACATGAACATGAATGAAGTGCTCTCTAACCGTGCCATTGAATTACTGGGCGGCAAAAGGGGCAGCAAAAGCCCTGTTCATCCCAATGACCATGTGAACATGAGCCAAAGCTCAAACGACAGTTTCCCAACGGCTATGTCGATTGCGATAGCCCTTGAAATAACGCAAAACCTTATTCCTGCTGTGCAAACGCTGTACAAAGCACTGGAAACAAAAACAGCTGAATTTGCAGATATTATCAAGATAGGCCGCACCCATACACAAGATGCAACACCCATTACACTTGGGCAAGAATTTTCTGGTTATGCCCGGCAGATAGAGCTTGGCCTTGACCGCCTAACCGACTGCCTTCCAAGAGCCATGGAACTGGCACAGGGTGGCACAGCAGTAGGCACAGGCCTCAATGCGCACCCTGACTTTGCCGCAGAATTTACCAACCATGTTTGTGCCATCACAGGCCTACCCTTCACCAGTGCAAAAAACAAGTTTGAAGCTATAGCAGCCCATGATGCCGCAGCCGAAGTATCTGGTGTTCTTAATGTTCTCGCCGTCAGCCTTATGAAAATCGCAAACGACATCAGGTTTTTGGCAAGTGGCCCCAGAAGCGGTCTCGGCGAACTGGTACTACCCGCAAATGAGCCCGGTTCATCCATTATGCCCGGTAAAGTGAACCCGACACAGTGTGAAGCACTCACACAGGTTTGTGCACAGGTAATGGGCAACCATGTAACCGTTACAATTGCTTGTTCAAATGGTCACTTTGAACTGAATGCTTTCAAGCCGGTGATTATATATAATCTGCTGCAATCCATACGCCTGCTTACCGATGCCAGCCACAGTTTTACTGATAAATGCTTAATGGGCATTACAGCTAACAGAAACCGCATTGCTGAATTAATGGAACAGTCTCTAATGCTGGTAACAGCCCTTAACCCCCATATTGGCTATGACAAAGCAGCGATCATTGCTAAAAAAGCCCATGCTGAAGATATAACGCTCAAAGAGGCGGCTATAAAGTCAGGGCTTGTAAGCGAGGAAGATTTTAAAAACTGGGTTAAGCCTGCAAGTATGGTTGGTAAAAAGGCCTAG
- a CDS encoding amidohydrolase family protein, with the protein MKIRWVSMCCALIACVSGLAVAEETTPKMADTIVTAKYVITMDEGNSVLKDGAVAISNGVIMAVGLRDEILKSYDAAEIIDDDNMALLPGLINGHTHSAMVLFRGLADDLDLMTWLQNYIFPAEGRYVDEDLIRAGASLACYEMIRGGTTTFVDMYFYPDVIASVVEECGLRAIIAAPMIDYPSPGFTGWDDSFQAGVDFARRWHGKNSRISPALAPHAPYTVSFDHLKAAFTAARELDVPISIHLAEDKAEVSTISEQYGTTSVQLLSRVGMLNQPTIAAHVVWPTPTDIAMLARSQVGVIHNPTSNLKTAAGVSPVPQMLKAGVKVGLGTDGAASNNDLDMWEEIRLAALIHKGVNLDPTLMPAIDALGLATSGGAKAIDKADTIGSIKVGMQADMIQVSLDSPRLSPLYDVVSHLVYAATSQDVVTTIVDGQVLMRHGVVKTLDAEKVKADVEVIAEKIRAGQSAVSSPTPLSGDGAAPEYNSNLN; encoded by the coding sequence ATGAAAATACGGTGGGTTAGCATGTGCTGTGCCCTCATAGCCTGTGTTTCAGGTTTGGCTGTGGCAGAGGAAACTACCCCTAAAATGGCCGACACCATTGTAACCGCTAAATATGTAATAACCATGGATGAAGGTAACAGTGTTTTAAAAGACGGTGCTGTTGCCATCTCAAACGGTGTTATTATGGCAGTGGGCCTGCGGGATGAAATTCTCAAATCATATGATGCTGCTGAAATAATTGATGATGACAATATGGCCCTGTTGCCGGGGCTTATTAACGGCCATACACACTCTGCTATGGTTTTATTCCGTGGGCTTGCGGATGACCTTGATTTAATGACATGGTTGCAAAATTATATTTTCCCCGCAGAAGGTCGCTATGTTGATGAAGACCTGATCAGGGCAGGGGCATCCCTTGCTTGCTACGAGATGATCAGAGGTGGCACGACCACTTTTGTGGATATGTATTTTTACCCGGATGTTATTGCAAGCGTTGTTGAAGAATGTGGTCTTAGGGCAATTATTGCTGCCCCAATGATAGATTACCCAAGCCCGGGCTTTACAGGCTGGGATGACAGCTTTCAGGCGGGCGTTGATTTTGCAAGGCGTTGGCATGGTAAAAATAGCCGTATAAGCCCTGCTCTTGCCCCGCATGCGCCCTATACTGTTTCGTTTGATCATTTGAAGGCAGCGTTCACTGCGGCACGAGAGCTTGATGTACCCATCTCTATTCACTTGGCAGAGGATAAGGCCGAGGTGAGCACCATATCAGAGCAGTATGGTACAACATCGGTGCAGCTTTTATCCCGCGTTGGTATGTTGAACCAGCCAACGATTGCCGCTCATGTTGTGTGGCCCACACCAACAGATATTGCCATGTTAGCGCGCTCACAGGTGGGGGTTATTCATAATCCTACATCAAACCTGAAAACCGCTGCTGGGGTTTCCCCTGTGCCACAAATGCTGAAAGCCGGTGTTAAGGTTGGTTTGGGTACCGACGGTGCCGCATCGAATAACGACTTGGATATGTGGGAAGAAATACGGCTTGCCGCCCTTATCCATAAAGGGGTTAACCTTGATCCAACATTAATGCCTGCCATTGATGCTTTAGGCCTTGCGACTAGCGGCGGGGCAAAGGCGATAGACAAAGCAGACACCATTGGCAGCATAAAAGTAGGAATGCAGGCTGATATGATACAGGTATCGCTTGATAGCCCGCGCCTAAGCCCACTTTATGATGTTGTTTCTCATTTGGTGTATGCGGCAACATCACAGGATGTGGTTACAACCATTGTAGATGGACAAGTGTTAATGCGGCACGGCGTTGTTAAAACACTGGATGCAGAAAAAGTGAAGGCCGATGTTGAAGTGATTGCAGAAAAAATACGCGCTGGCCAAAGTGCAGTTTCTTCCCCTACCCCCTTGAGCGGCGACGGCGCTGCACCAGAATATAACTCTAATTTGAACTAA
- a CDS encoding N-acyl-D-amino-acid deacylase family protein, with translation MTYDLIVQGGTLYDGNGAAPYRADIGIKNGIITTIETSIDAAAHKLIDAKGMIVTPGFVDIHTHYDGQVSWDANLQPSVNHGVTTAVMGSCGVGFAPVRKADHAKLVRLMEGVEDIPGTALTEGLTWNWESFPDYMNAIDFPHTIDFAAQIVHDPLRVYVMGDRAVYNEPATDADIAAMQKLTREALEAGAVGFSTGRSDVHRSADGQWTPSSEAGKQELAGIAEALKGLDHGVLQAVNDFDLERGDPEAFDREFDLLEAFASAAGGKPFSLSLMQRDFAPKQWQKIIARAEKATDKGINMRLQVAPRGIGVILGLQCTFHPFIGFPSYKKIAHLSLTERVNIMKDATFKARLLSETSEKVAGDGTPIPPLADLLLAQIAFVSCKMFKLGENPDYEQPIEHSIYKMAEREGISPLEKIYDILLEKDGREFIYFPIYNYTNMNYDAVSEMMQHPLSLMGLTDGGAHVGTICDASFPTYLLSYWARDRKTGEIPLARAVQMLTADVADYIGFHDRGRLEVGKKANINVIDHAALRLYAPRMVQDLPAGGQRLLQDAKGYRAVIVNGTPVIENDMLTGALPGRLVRLGKHAA, from the coding sequence ATGACATATGATCTGATAGTCCAAGGCGGCACCCTTTATGATGGCAACGGCGCCGCACCTTATAGAGCCGATATCGGCATTAAAAACGGTATTATAACCACAATTGAAACATCAATAGATGCAGCAGCACATAAGCTTATTGATGCAAAGGGCATGATAGTTACCCCCGGTTTTGTAGATATTCACACCCACTATGACGGGCAGGTGTCGTGGGATGCAAACCTGCAACCTAGTGTTAATCACGGCGTAACAACTGCGGTGATGGGCAGTTGCGGCGTTGGCTTTGCGCCCGTAAGAAAAGCAGACCACGCCAAACTGGTCCGCCTTATGGAAGGTGTGGAGGATATTCCCGGCACAGCACTTACTGAAGGCCTTACATGGAACTGGGAAAGCTTTCCCGATTATATGAATGCGATTGATTTCCCCCATACAATTGATTTTGCAGCACAGATTGTACACGACCCGTTGCGGGTTTATGTGATGGGTGACAGGGCTGTTTATAATGAACCCGCCACAGACGCAGATATCGCCGCCATGCAAAAACTGACCCGCGAAGCCTTAGAGGCTGGCGCGGTTGGCTTTTCAACGGGCCGGTCAGATGTACATAGAAGTGCTGACGGCCAGTGGACGCCATCCTCTGAAGCTGGCAAGCAGGAGCTTGCGGGCATTGCCGAGGCCTTAAAAGGGCTTGATCACGGCGTTCTGCAAGCCGTAAATGATTTTGACCTTGAGCGCGGTGACCCTGAGGCTTTTGACAGAGAGTTTGATCTTCTCGAAGCTTTTGCCAGCGCAGCAGGCGGCAAGCCTTTTTCGCTTTCCTTAATGCAGCGGGACTTTGCCCCAAAACAGTGGCAAAAAATTATCGCCCGGGCAGAAAAAGCAACTGATAAAGGCATTAATATGCGCCTACAGGTAGCACCGCGCGGCATTGGTGTTATTTTAGGGCTGCAATGCACATTTCACCCCTTTATAGGCTTTCCCAGTTACAAGAAAATTGCCCACCTGTCCCTTACCGAGCGGGTTAACATTATGAAAGATGCGACCTTCAAGGCCCGACTGCTCTCTGAAACATCAGAAAAGGTGGCAGGCGACGGTACACCTATCCCGCCACTTGCAGATCTTTTATTGGCGCAGATTGCTTTTGTATCCTGCAAAATGTTCAAACTCGGCGAAAACCCTGACTATGAACAACCAATAGAGCATTCTATTTACAAGATGGCAGAACGTGAAGGTATAAGCCCGCTTGAGAAAATCTATGATATTTTGCTCGAAAAAGACGGGCGTGAATTTATCTATTTCCCCATCTATAACTATACCAACATGAACTATGACGCTGTGTCTGAAATGATGCAGCACCCGCTATCACTTATGGGCCTGACAGACGGCGGGGCCCATGTAGGCACCATTTGTGATGCCAGCTTCCCAACCTACCTGCTTTCCTATTGGGCAAGAGACAGAAAAACCGGAGAAATACCTCTTGCTAGAGCCGTTCAAATGCTGACAGCCGACGTTGCTGACTATATTGGCTTTCATGACCGGGGGCGGCTTGAGGTAGGTAAAAAGGCCAATATTAATGTGATTGATCATGCTGCACTGCGCCTATATGCGCCGCGCATGGTGCAAGACCTGCCAGCAGGCGGCCAACGGTTACTACAAGATGCAAAAGGCTACCGGGCTGTAATTGTGAATGGTACGCCTGTTATTGAAAATGACATGTTAACAGGCGCTCTTCCCGGCCGACTGGTCAGGCTCGGCAAGCACGCTGCATAA
- a CDS encoding sulfite exporter TauE/SafE family protein: MNQILADFSIGAIAGMTIAIFFAAILRAFTGFGFALAALPVLSLFFLPGTSVSLVTLLTLIVSVATIRSYWGLASLKPIGVMLVFSAVGTMIGVYVLTLISADTFRLVLGITVMLACLLLAKFKPHEARKEGGPNAWGAGLLSGVLNGAIAIPGPPAIIYAMAVFPEASKSRAFLMVFFLFSAAFATLGFTYEGLIGTRELILTALSLPALLAGDKLGSFLFKKYGSATYRKIGLIALFIIGIVAVIGATT; encoded by the coding sequence ATGAACCAAATACTGGCTGACTTCAGCATAGGTGCTATTGCAGGCATGACCATCGCCATCTTTTTTGCAGCTATCCTAAGGGCCTTTACCGGCTTTGGTTTTGCGCTTGCCGCCTTGCCGGTTTTAAGCCTGTTTTTCCTGCCGGGCACAAGTGTTAGCCTAGTAACCTTGCTTACCCTTATTGTCTCTGTTGCTACCATCCGCAGCTATTGGGGGCTTGCATCACTAAAGCCCATTGGGGTTATGCTTGTTTTCTCGGCAGTGGGGACCATGATCGGCGTTTATGTTTTAACCCTTATTTCAGCCGATACCTTCCGCTTGGTGCTTGGCATCACCGTTATGCTCGCCTGCCTTTTGCTCGCAAAGTTTAAACCCCACGAAGCACGGAAAGAAGGCGGCCCAAATGCATGGGGCGCAGGGCTGCTTTCTGGTGTTTTAAACGGCGCTATTGCCATACCCGGCCCACCTGCCATTATTTATGCCATGGCTGTGTTCCCTGAAGCCAGCAAAAGCCGAGCTTTTCTAATGGTTTTCTTTTTGTTTTCAGCAGCATTTGCAACGCTTGGATTTACGTACGAAGGCCTTATCGGTACCAGAGAGCTTATACTAACAGCGCTTTCCCTACCTGCATTACTAGCAGGCGATAAACTTGGGTCATTCCTGTTTAAAAAATATGGCAGTGCCACCTACCGGAAAATTGGTCTTATTGCCTTATTTATCATCGGCATTGTTGCTGTAATTGGAGCTACCACCTAA
- the lepB gene encoding signal peptidase I, with protein MITAFLFAALMLFPEEDTCTTTETTISGNSMQGLLWDKQNITVYSFGCDTPSRYDYILFTHPETPNAVVKQLWGLPGDILRVEDDGHFYINDVMVMTPFSKPYLLLGAYKTRFKEIEGILDGYMLLGHPGSLDSARVGLLPESSFLGYVKKAEPYDGH; from the coding sequence GTGATTACTGCATTTCTATTTGCGGCGCTTATGCTCTTTCCTGAGGAGGATACGTGCACAACAACAGAAACAACAATCAGCGGTAATTCCATGCAGGGCCTGCTCTGGGACAAGCAGAACATTACGGTTTACAGTTTTGGCTGTGACACACCTTCGCGCTATGATTATATTCTTTTCACACACCCTGAAACACCAAACGCTGTGGTAAAACAACTATGGGGCCTGCCGGGCGATATACTGAGGGTGGAAGATGACGGGCATTTTTATATTAACGATGTGATGGTAATGACCCCCTTTTCGAAGCCCTACCTTTTATTAGGGGCCTATAAAACTCGTTTTAAAGAAATTGAAGGCATCCTCGACGGTTATATGCTTTTAGGCCACCCCGGCAGCCTTGATAGTGCCCGTGTGGGGCTTCTCCCTGAAAGTAGCTTTCTGGGTTATGTAAAAAAAGCTGAACCGTATGACGGGCATTAG
- a CDS encoding fatty acid desaturase family protein — MPTTDLIEDFPLREARRIVKDLQAPNPLVYWADFLASNIIGWSAVAIATFSPLLSVLQIVAVVVATIALYRAVIFIHELSHLKRDSFKLFRFVWNVTCGIPLMVPSFTYAGVHIDHHKPQIYGTHEDGEYLPIGIESPWKLPLYLIISLVPPLVFAFRFIVLTPLSYLHPKLRALVWRHVSSLTVDLAYKRPEATKQNDRTWLLQEWGAFFYGVALLAAVYFGLVPLAFLGVWYAVTVLIFMLNAVRTLVAHAYKNPGDNRMSRAQEFYDSIDVPGNALITPMWAPVGLRFHATHHLFPSMPYHNLGAARRKLIAELADNEPYLRSTRKNLRHALVRLWREAKAAQQAEKQKTTAKEQTV; from the coding sequence ATGCCCACAACAGACTTGATTGAAGACTTCCCACTAAGGGAAGCGCGTAGAATTGTAAAAGATCTGCAAGCCCCTAACCCTTTGGTTTACTGGGCCGATTTTCTTGCCTCTAATATAATTGGCTGGTCTGCTGTTGCCATTGCTACCTTCAGTCCACTTCTGTCTGTACTACAGATTGTTGCCGTTGTTGTTGCGACCATAGCCCTGTACCGCGCGGTTATTTTCATCCACGAGCTGTCGCACCTAAAGCGTGATAGTTTCAAACTGTTTAGATTTGTCTGGAATGTGACATGTGGCATTCCTCTTATGGTCCCATCGTTTACCTATGCAGGCGTGCACATTGACCACCATAAGCCGCAAATATATGGCACTCATGAAGACGGCGAATATTTACCAATTGGCATTGAAAGCCCTTGGAAACTACCGCTATACTTGATCATTTCGCTGGTACCACCCTTGGTTTTTGCCTTCCGTTTCATTGTGCTAACACCGCTTTCATACCTGCATCCCAAACTTCGGGCCCTTGTATGGCGGCACGTGTCGTCGCTTACAGTTGACCTTGCTTACAAGCGGCCAGAGGCGACAAAGCAGAATGACCGCACGTGGCTATTGCAGGAATGGGGTGCATTTTTTTACGGCGTTGCTTTGCTTGCCGCTGTTTATTTTGGCTTGGTGCCCCTTGCCTTTCTGGGTGTTTGGTATGCTGTAACTGTTTTAATATTTATGCTCAATGCGGTGCGCACACTGGTCGCCCATGCTTATAAAAACCCCGGAGACAACCGTATGAGCCGTGCACAAGAATTTTACGATTCCATTGATGTGCCAGGTAATGCGCTCATTACGCCTATGTGGGCACCAGTGGGCTTACGCTTTCATGCAACGCACCATCTATTTCCGTCCATGCCCTACCATAACCTTGGTGCCGCACGGCGGAAATTAATTGCTGAACTGGCTGATAATGAACCCTACCTGCGCTCGACCCGCAAAAACCTGCGCCATGCGCTGGTTCGCCTGTGGCGCGAAGCAAAAGCCGCACAGCAAGCAGAAAAACAAAAAACTACAGCAAAAGAGCAAACCGTCTAA